One Helianthus annuus cultivar XRQ/B chromosome 7, HanXRQr2.0-SUNRISE, whole genome shotgun sequence genomic region harbors:
- the LOC118480520 gene encoding wiskott-Aldrich syndrome protein family member 1-like, translating to MNFLHKIPFALPVLPLALHSRSASISIFLHRPPPPHRPPPPHRPSSTAFTSVAAPPPPSLLHSAATHLSLHLRRRPHPLPFNIDVSIFTASSIHRLPPCTGLLHHVGPPPRRPSTSSLLRICCSRHLSSTEF from the exons ATGAACTTTCTTCACAAAATACCCTTTGCCCTACCTGTTCTCCCTCTCGCTCTTCACAGTCGCTCCGCCTCCATCTCCATCTTCCTCCACCGGCCTCCTCCACCTCACCGGCCTCCTCCACCTCACCGCCCCTCCTCCACAGCCTTCACCTCTGTCGCCGCCCCTCCTCCACCGTCTCTCCTCCACAGCGCCGCTACTCACCTCAGCCTTCATCTCCGTCGCCGCCCTCATCCTCTCCCCTTCAACATCGACGTCTCCATCTTCACTGCTTCCTCCATCCACCGGCTTCCTCCCTGCACCGGCCTCCTCCACCACGTCGGCCCCCCACCACGTCGGCCTTCTACCTCGTCTCTCCTCCGCATCTGCTGTTCTCGTCATCTCTCCTCCACAG AATTTTGA